From Coriobacteriia bacterium:
CTGGCGTAAGCAGGGGTAAGGCCACCTGACGGCGCATAAAGGGTGGGCCCGGGCGATCGCGCGATTCGCCTGGGCCCACCCTTTTGAGGAAGACGTCGCAGGAACGGATAGCTCACAGATGTCAACCGGCTTCCGGGGAAGCGCCCCAGGCAGAAAGCCCACACCCAGGCGGTCGGGTGGAGCCGGTTTCGGATCGCAGGCAAGGATCGTGTCGCCAGACGCCGCAGGCTGGGCGCCAACGACTACCGGTGGCGCTCGACCAGGTCGATGAGCTCCTGCTTCGAGTGGACGCCGAGCTTGGCGTAGAGGCGGCGAACGTGCGTCGAAACCGTGTTCTTCGAGAGAAGCAGCGTATCGCGGATGTACGTCTGCGAGCGGCCTCGTGCCAGGTAAGCGCAAACCTCAGCCTCGCGTGCCGAGAGCCCAAACTCCTGCGCGACGCGCTCACACGCAAGCGCCGTGGCGTCGGAGCCTTCCTGGAAGACATCCGTCACGGGCACAGACAGCTCCCTGGGTTCCCGCTCTCCATCGGACGGATCAAGCGCCGTCCTCTGTGGGATGAGCATCATCGCGAACGCGTACACGCAGACGACCACGAGGCAGAACAGCGCGGGATTCGCCTCGAGCACGCCAGCGCGAGCGCAGAGGACATCCCCGAGCTGGCCGAGCAGGACGCCCAGGTAGCTGGCGGACGACCCCAAGGCCAGCCAGAAAGCGCGGCGCTCGGGACGTCCTTGAGCGATGCGCACGAAATATAGGATGAGGATGATCTCGCAGCACGAGTTCAGCCCCACGTTGAGCACGCCTGCCCAAAACGACGCGATCGTGCCGCCGATGGCGAACAGCGTCATGGACAGCACGAGTGGCGGCAGCGTCATGAGCGCAAGAGCTTGAAAGTCCACGCGCACGGCATAGCGGATGATGCCCAAGGCGTAGACGATGGCGAAGATCATGCCGAGCAAGCCCTGGGTATCGATGCCCGCTGCCGACGCCAGCGCCGTTGGCGCCGCCGTCGGCGCGATGTTCATGACGCCCCAGGCGACGATACCAAACGCGAGCATGCGCGCAATTCCGGGCACGCTCGCCTCGGGAGCGTCCGACACGCGGGCGACCGACCGCTCGCCCTCCTCCAACCAGTGCAGCCCAACAGCGCCGCCCGCAAGCAGGACACGGGCACGCCAGAGGCTCGCGCCGCAAAGCCCCACGAGCAAAAGCGCCGTCACGAGTGCCGGTACCTGGGCCATCGATGGGACGATCAGCGTGCACAGAACGGTGACGACAAATGAGACGGGCAGCAAGACCTCGAGCGTCGCCATGTTCAGGCGGGAGAGGGCCAGGCTCCACAGCATGCCGAACAGGGCGCTCCCCATGCCAGTGCCCACGCCGCTCGCAACGGCCAGCAGCACCGCAAGTCCCCCGTTCCCTACGTGCTGGTACGCAACGGAGAGCACGCTCCCGATGGCCGCGAAGATCGGTGCCGTCGCGTAAGGCCAGCGCATCCGCTCGAAGTCGCAGCGGCAGCTCGCAATCGCCAGCACCGCAAGCGCAACCGGCACGATAGTCGCCGACACGGCCCACGAGAGATCGAGCGCGGTACCGCTCACAGCCTGTGTCGCCAGGGCATCAGTGCTCCACGAGACATAGCCCCACGCGTATAGGGAGCCATACCCCAGAAACGCCAGGGGAAATCCCCGCCATGCCATCCGATCCCCCATCGCGAGCCCTCCGTCTCGGCGCCTCGGCACGCAGATCCGCACACCCTCCGCGCGAGCAATAATAGCCGCAGGGAGCCGCGCGGCGCGAGCGTGGAGGACCACTGAGGAGCGCCTTGGGGGGGCTTTGGCGGAGGCGAAGAGAGCGGCCCCGCAAGAAATGCGGCCCATCGTGGACGGAAATCGGGCTCGTGAATGCCGCGCTGGCCCATCGAGCACGATGGCGGATCGATCCAGAGCAAACGGCCTGCGGTTTCTTTCGCAGCCTGCCACGAAAGAGCCGAGGCGCCCATGCACGAGGGGGATTTCTGGCCAGCGAAGCGCTCTTCTCTTGCAGCCCAGAGGCCGCCCCAGCTCCCAGCCGGCAAAATCGGCCTCCGCGCAGCCGCCGCCCGCAAGCACACGGAAGCCAGGCGCGTCCTGCAAGCTAGCGCAGGGCCGGCGCCCCCGGGAACAGCGCGGCAAAGCGCGCAGGGTAGGGCGCTTCGATGCAGATGGGAGCGCCCGTGAGGGGGTGAGCAAACTCCTCGCGAGCAGCATGGAGCATCAGTCCTCGCGGCGCCACCGGGGATCGCTCGGGCGCAGCAGCCCCGCCCCTCCCGTAGAGCGCATCGCCGACAATCGGGAAACCCAGGCTCGCCAGATGGACGCGAATCTGATGGCGCCGACCCGTACCGAGCTCGACCTGCAGCAGCGTACGGCGGCCGTCAGGGCTCACGGCCAAACGCCGCGCCCACGTGAGCGAGGGCTGGCCCGTCGGGCTCACGCGCATACGACGCGCATCGTGGCGGTCGCGGCCGATGGGAGCGTCACATATGCGCGACTCCCACGGCACGGCGCCTTCGACAATGGCGAGATACGTCTTGCGCAGCGGCTTTTCCAAGAGGGAGGCAAACGGCGTGTGCCCTGCAGCGGGGCAATCCCCATAAGAGACGCCACTCTCACGCCGCGAGCCACAGCCGCCCTTGCGCGCACCCGAAACATCTGCGACCCCACCGCCCCGCAAAAGAGGGCCAGCTAAGGTGTCCCCCGCAGCGAGCGAACCGGTCGGAGTGCCCCCTACTTCGCCGGCAATCAGAGCGTCAAAAAGCGGCTGAAACTCCTCGGTCTTCGAAAACAGCACGACACCCGACGTCTCGACGTCGAGGCGCTGCAGGGCCTGCGGTACCGCAGGGCTTCCCAACCTCCGCAGATAGCCCTGAACGCGCGCCGTCAGCGTCTCGGCGTCCGAGCCGTCCCTATGCACCAGAACGCCGGTTGGCTTGTCGACGGCCAGCACGAACTCGTCCTCGTAGAGCACGCTCACCGGAACGCCGCTCACGGGGCCAGCCTCCCGCATGACCAGCGGCGCAATCACCACGGTATCGCCCGCCGTCAGCCGGGAGCCTGCAGCCAAAGTCGCGTCGGCAGCGCACCCCTCCGGCCGAATACCGCAGGCAGACACCGGAGCCTCAGCGGGACCAGCCTCGACTCCTGCCAAGC
This genomic window contains:
- a CDS encoding RluA family pseudouridine synthase → MSGVPVSVLYEDEFVLAVDKPTGVLVHRDGSDAETLTARVQGYLRRLGSPAVPQALQRLDVETSGVVLFSKTEEFQPLFDALIAGEVGGTPTGSLAAGDTLAGPLLRGGGVADVSGARKGGCGSRRESGVSYGDCPAAGHTPFASLLEKPLRKTYLAIVEGAVPWESRICDAPIGRDRHDARRMRVSPTGQPSLTWARRLAVSPDGRRTLLQVELGTGRRHQIRVHLASLGFPIVGDALYGRGGAAAPERSPVAPRGLMLHAAREEFAHPLTGAPICIEAPYPARFAALFPGAPALR
- a CDS encoding LuxR family transcriptional regulator; amino-acid sequence: MAWRGFPLAFLGYGSLYAWGYVSWSTDALATQAVSGTALDLSWAVSATIVPVALAVLAIASCRCDFERMRWPYATAPIFAAIGSVLSVAYQHVGNGGLAVLLAVASGVGTGMGSALFGMLWSLALSRLNMATLEVLLPVSFVVTVLCTLIVPSMAQVPALVTALLLVGLCGASLWRARVLLAGGAVGLHWLEEGERSVARVSDAPEASVPGIARMLAFGIVAWGVMNIAPTAAPTALASAAGIDTQGLLGMIFAIVYALGIIRYAVRVDFQALALMTLPPLVLSMTLFAIGGTIASFWAGVLNVGLNSCCEIILILYFVRIAQGRPERRAFWLALGSSASYLGVLLGQLGDVLCARAGVLEANPALFCLVVVCVYAFAMMLIPQRTALDPSDGEREPRELSVPVTDVFQEGSDATALACERVAQEFGLSAREAEVCAYLARGRSQTYIRDTLLLSKNTVSTHVRRLYAKLGVHSKQELIDLVERHR